The window ATAAAGAATCAGCGGATGTAAGTTGCCATCTCCAGCATGAAACACATTAGCAACATAATAGCCGTGTTTTTTGCCCAGTTCTTCAATTTCTTTAAGTACGTATGGTAATTTTGTACGTGGGATAACTCCATCTTGTACATAATAATCTGGGCTAATTTTACCCATTGCTGCAAAAGCAGCTTTGCGACCTTTCCATAACTTTAAGCGTGTTTCTGGATCGCTGGCGCTGGTAATTGTCCGTGCGCCGTTATTTGTACAAATTTCTGAAATTAGCTGTTTATTAGTATCTACTTCTACTTGTAAGCCATCAATCTCTACTAACAAAATAGCGCCAGCATCTCTTGGATAACAATTAGTTCCAACTACATCTTCAACAGCGTTGATACTGAAGTTATCCATCATTTCGATACCGCCTGGAATAATCCCAGAACTGATAATATCGGAGACAGCCCCGCCAGCTTCTTCTACTGTATTAAAATCAGCTAAAATAACACAAATTGATTCAGGAACTTTAACGATTTTTAAAGTAATTTCTGTAGCAACCCCTAATGTACCTTCGGAACCTACAAATATACCTGTTAAATCATAACCAGGCATTTCTGGGATTTCTCCCCCAATATCAACAATTGAGCCATCAGGGGTAACTATTTTTAATCCTAAAACGTGGTTAGTGGTAACACCATATTTTAAGCAATGTACACCACCAGAATTTTCGGCAACGTTACCACCAATTGAGCAGATAATTTGACTAGACGGATCGGGGGCGTAGAAAAAACCAGCACCGCTAACTGCTTGTGTTACCCAGTTATTAATAACTCCTGGTTGGACTACTACGCGCTGATTTTCTAAATCAATGCTTAAAATTTTACTCATTAAAGCGGTGACAATTAATACACAGTCTTCTACTGGTAATGCACCACCAGATAAACCTGTGCCAGCACCACGCGCTACCCATCCAATGTTATTGCGATCGCATATTTTCAATATCTCCGCCACTTGTTCGGTTGTACGCGGTAACACCACCACCGCAGGGCGTTGTCTGTAGCTGGTTAAACCATCACACTCATAAGTAATTAACTCCTCACGGCGCTGCATCACACCCTGAGTGCCAACGACAGCTTCAAATTGCTTAACAATTGGTTGCCAGTTCCGTTGTTGTACTTTTTCTTCAGTAAGCATAAATAGTTTCCTTAAAAAACGTGATGCTGATACCAAGCATACGGTTTCACCGCTTTGCCGTGTTAACTGGGAAACGATGGTGTTACATTGAATAATGGAATAGCTGCATCCATATATATATCTTAGGTAATTATTCTGGTATTTTTTTTAATTAGCAATAAAATCTCCAAGTTATAAATATGATAGCTGCTTTAGTTTACTAATTATTAGTGTAAAAATAGATAAATTATCTATTAATTCCACAACAAAAAGTGATTTAACAAACACCTATGACTTTAATCCGTATTGCAAAATTCTGGAAAATCCCAGA of the Oculatellaceae cyanobacterium genome contains:
- the glcD gene encoding glycolate oxidase subunit GlcD; this encodes MLTEEKVQQRNWQPIVKQFEAVVGTQGVMQRREELITYECDGLTSYRQRPAVVVLPRTTEQVAEILKICDRNNIGWVARGAGTGLSGGALPVEDCVLIVTALMSKILSIDLENQRVVVQPGVINNWVTQAVSGAGFFYAPDPSSQIICSIGGNVAENSGGVHCLKYGVTTNHVLGLKIVTPDGSIVDIGGEIPEMPGYDLTGIFVGSEGTLGVATEITLKIVKVPESICVILADFNTVEEAGGAVSDIISSGIIPGGIEMMDNFSINAVEDVVGTNCYPRDAGAILLVEIDGLQVEVDTNKQLISEICTNNGARTITSASDPETRLKLWKGRKAAFAAMGKISPDYYVQDGVIPRTKLPYVLKEIEELGKKHGYYVANVFHAGDGNLHPLILYDNAVHGALEKVEELGGEILKLCVKVGGSISGEHGIGADKRCYMPEMFSETDLETMQWVRQVFNPKGLANPGKIFPTPRTCGEGAKVDVGKKFESIERF